Within Propionispora hippei DSM 15287, the genomic segment CAAATTCAGTGGTTTCATACGGACCGCGGCAGTGAGTTTAAAAACGAAAAAATGAACGAGCTGCTGGAAACTTTTGAAATTGGCCGCTCTCTCAGCATGAAAGGCTGTCCCTATGACAATGCCGTGGCTGAAGCCACCTATAAAATTATGAAAACCGAGTTTATCCACCAGATGAGCTTCCACAGCCTTTATCATCTGAAGTTGGAGCTATATGATTATGTCAATTGGTTTAATAAGCATCGGCTTCATGGCACTTTGGGATATCTAACGCCTATTCAGTTTCGCCAAAAGGCCCTTAAAAAAGTTGTCTGATTTACTGTTGACAATCCAGGTTTGCGTCATAACAGTGTAGGAACGCTGTCGCTGATTTACGTATGTTAAGTATGACTCTTAGCAGGGGTGGTAGTGCGTAGCAGCGTCTTTTAATATGCCTCTATAGAGTCGTTTTACTTATTTGTCACAGACAGTTCAATGGAGCCGTTCCTGGTAGCCCTTACGGAAAGAGGCGGTCCGTAGGATGTAAGAAGCGGCAGCTTCCGTTAAGAAATCCGCCTGTGCCCTTTGGGTATTTGTTTGAGCGAAGCGAGTTTCGGATTTTAGGAAGGTGCCACTTCTTGCAAGTCTTTTGAAGTGTAGGCTTGGATTTTCCCCCTTTTTTGTATCATGACAAAAAGGGGGGGATTAAGTAATAGGAGATAGTTTATCTCCTAAAAGTGAGGCGGAAGGCGTATCTGAAAAAAGGAACCTTAAAATTCCCAATAAATAAAGGCCGTATAAAATACGGCCTTTGCATTTATGCCAATAAGGAAATTAAGCTTTACCGTTGCAACCAAGAACATGGACCAGTTTGTGTTTAACCAATTCTTTTATGTAAGCTCTGGCAGGAGTTAAGTATTGTCTCGGGTCAAAGTGGTCAGGATGAGCGGTGAAATGTTCTCTGATACCAGCGGTTAAAGCAAGACGCAGGTCGGAGTCAATGTTGATTTTGCAAACAGCCATTTTAGCTGCTTCACGTAACATGTCTTCCGGAATACCGATAGCATCAGCCAAGTTACCGCCGTTTTTATTGATGATTTCAACATATTTCGGAATAACGGAAGAAGCTCCATGCAGAACGATCGGGAAGTTAGGAAGTCTTTCTTCGATTTCTTTCAAAATGTCAAAACGCAGTTGAGGCTTTTGACCAGGTTTGAATTTGAAGGCGCCATGACTTGTACCAATAGCGATAGCCAAGGAGTCAACTCCTGTGCTTTTTACAAATTCTTCAACCTGTTCAGGTTGGGTATAGGAAGCATTTTCAGCGGAAACGTTTACATCATCTTCGATACCGGCAAGTTGTCCTAATTCGCCTTCAACAACAACGCCTTTGCTGTGTGCATAGTCAACTACACGTTTGGTCAATTCGATATTGTCTTTGAAGCTGTGGTGTGAACCATCAATCATAACGGAAGTGAATCCGCCATCAATACAGGACTTGCAAATCTCAAAATCAGCACCATGATCTAGATGAAGGGCTATAGGAAGATCAGTATCTTCAAGAGCTGCTTGTACTAAATGAGTTAAATACGCATGCTTTGCATATTTTCTTGCACCAGCGGAAACTTGCAAAATAAGGGGTGCATTTTCTTCTTTGGCTGCTTCTGTGATTCCTTGAACGATTTCCATGTTGTTTACATTGAAAGCGCCAATTGCATAACCACCTTCATAAGCCTTTTTGAACATTTCTTTAGTTGTAACTAATGGCATTGTGGAGTCCCTCCTAAGTAATTATAAATAGTATGCACTCTTGCTATTATACCATAATTCATGGAAAAAAAATATATATCCGAGGAAAAATGGATTTATGTGCAAAATAAAGCAATGATTATTCAACCGGTTGGTCTAGAAATTGCATAAGGTTATACATGTCTTCTGGAAGAGGTGCTGTCAGATCGAGTAGTTGTTCCGTAACCGGGTGTTTGAATGTCATCCGGTAAGAATGTAAGGCGTGGCGCTGAATAAGGGCTGTAGAGCCTCCGTATAAGTCATC encodes:
- a CDS encoding IS3 family transposase → QIQWFHTDRGSEFKNEKMNELLETFEIGRSLSMKGCPYDNAVAEATYKIMKTEFIHQMSFHSLYHLKLELYDYVNWFNKHRLHGTLGYLTPIQFRQKALKKVV
- the fba gene encoding class II fructose-1,6-bisphosphate aldolase yields the protein MPLVTTKEMFKKAYEGGYAIGAFNVNNMEIVQGITEAAKEENAPLILQVSAGARKYAKHAYLTHLVQAALEDTDLPIALHLDHGADFEICKSCIDGGFTSVMIDGSHHSFKDNIELTKRVVDYAHSKGVVVEGELGQLAGIEDDVNVSAENASYTQPEQVEEFVKSTGVDSLAIAIGTSHGAFKFKPGQKPQLRFDILKEIEERLPNFPIVLHGASSVIPKYVEIINKNGGNLADAIGIPEDMLREAAKMAVCKINIDSDLRLALTAGIREHFTAHPDHFDPRQYLTPARAYIKELVKHKLVHVLGCNGKA